A single window of Echinimonas agarilytica DNA harbors:
- the crp gene encoding cAMP-activated global transcriptional regulator CRP, translating to MAIIAKPQPDPTLEWFLSHCHIHKYPAKSTMIHSGEKADTLYYIIKGSVAVLIKDEEGKEMILSYLNQGDFIGELGLFEDEPERTAWVRAKAACEVAEISYKKFRQLIQVNPEILMRLSSQMALRLQSTSQKVGNLAFLDVAGRIAQTLLHLAKQPDAMTHPDGMQIKITRQEIGQIVGCSRETVGRILKMLEEQNLIHAHGKTIVVFGTR from the coding sequence ATGGCCATTATTGCGAAGCCTCAGCCAGATCCTACTCTGGAATGGTTCCTCTCACATTGTCATATCCATAAGTACCCCGCAAAAAGCACTATGATCCACTCAGGAGAGAAAGCGGACACTTTGTACTACATCATCAAAGGTTCCGTTGCTGTTTTGATTAAAGATGAAGAAGGTAAAGAAATGATTCTTTCTTACCTGAATCAGGGTGACTTTATTGGTGAGTTAGGATTGTTTGAGGATGAACCAGAGCGCACTGCTTGGGTTCGAGCAAAAGCTGCCTGTGAAGTTGCTGAGATTTCATACAAGAAATTCCGCCAGCTAATTCAGGTAAATCCTGAAATCCTCATGCGCCTTTCTTCTCAAATGGCACTGCGCCTGCAAAGCACATCGCAAAAAGTAGGTAACCTAGCGTTCCTAGATGTTGCCGGTCGTATTGCGCAAACATTATTGCACTTGGCAAAGCAGCCTGATGCAATGACACATCCAGACGGCATGCAAATCAAGATCACTCGCCAAGAGATTGGCCAGATTGTAGGTTGTTCTCGTGAAACCGTTGGACGTATTCTCAAAATGCTGGAAGAACAAAACCTCATCCATGCACACGGTAAAACAATTGTCGTGTTTGGCACTCGCTAA
- a CDS encoding glycoside hydrolase family 16 protein encodes MNTCSAKHLKTVIMTSLIAAVAGCNGANTDSNFESVDTSAPPVSWQMIWNDEFEGTAIDSRKWEHEVNCSGGGNNEKQCYTDSPENSFISDGMLHIVAHKAEEGATLPYTSARLRTKYKGDWTYGRFEMRAKLPSGQGSWPAFWMLPTDEVYGGWPKSGEIDIVEAVNLKVEDDDGVAEAFVHGTLHYGKESPNNSNSGRAYALPDGVNPADDFHTYAVEWQQGEIRWYVDDYLYATQRQSDVAYNADGDPFTLKHRGWFAEYFDGVTGELETQWNSAPYDQDFHLLLNLAVGGDWPENVNDLGIDDSAFTNGQSYIVDYVRVYQCSTDPLTGKGCDTVRAGYDQLEDEANPSYALVEGKAPMPTPPSTGPASDLIIFDDAINPDWPAWDCCGGSTPAEVQDDAEHGTAIEFSIGAEPTVMGFVTKTGNGGGGTPYDASSILETGTITFEVKVESLPTVANAQWLFKIESNDTSSAVEMPLTSSVEGVAPPVGQWQQYTYNIKDLADAGLELSAIDVLMIFPAWGAGEGAVYRVDNVKINTGLTAPELVLFEDTQNAAWPAWDCCGGSTPVEQTDDADHGAVIEFSVGAEPTVMGFSTKSGNGGGDQPFDASSIFENGVVQFEMKVESMPTTADAAWLFKIESGDATTAVELPLSDSVEGAAPVTAQWQTYTFTLADLASAGLDLSAIDVLMVFPAWGAGEGAIYRLDNVKIFDPTAQNSAGGSLTLFADTAADQWSIWDCCGGSTPQEIQDEDGTKGTVAEFSIGATETVMGFLANDDVYFDASSLLSGGYIRFEMKVVSMPNDTSAPWLFKVESGDTTTDVELSLSDSVEGTAPEVGVWQTYTFMLQDLLSSGLDVSAIDVVMVFPAWGQGNGAVYRIDNAVIAAD; translated from the coding sequence ATGAACACATGTAGCGCTAAGCACCTCAAAACGGTGATCATGACATCGCTTATTGCCGCAGTTGCCGGTTGTAACGGTGCCAATACCGACTCAAACTTTGAATCTGTTGACACATCGGCTCCGCCTGTCAGTTGGCAAATGATTTGGAACGATGAGTTTGAAGGAACAGCGATCGACTCAAGGAAGTGGGAACACGAAGTCAACTGTAGCGGCGGCGGCAACAACGAGAAGCAGTGCTATACAGATTCCCCAGAAAACTCTTTTATCAGCGACGGAATGCTGCACATTGTGGCCCATAAAGCCGAAGAAGGGGCTACTTTGCCGTACACCTCGGCAAGATTGAGAACCAAATACAAGGGCGACTGGACTTATGGCCGCTTTGAAATGCGCGCTAAGCTTCCAAGTGGCCAAGGTAGCTGGCCAGCTTTTTGGATGCTTCCAACCGACGAAGTGTATGGTGGTTGGCCCAAATCTGGCGAAATCGACATTGTTGAAGCAGTGAATCTCAAAGTAGAAGATGATGACGGAGTCGCCGAAGCATTTGTTCACGGCACCTTACACTACGGCAAGGAATCACCTAATAATTCAAATTCTGGACGCGCCTACGCATTGCCTGATGGCGTTAATCCAGCTGACGACTTCCATACATACGCAGTGGAATGGCAGCAAGGTGAAATTCGTTGGTACGTCGACGATTATTTATATGCCACTCAACGACAGTCTGACGTGGCATACAATGCCGATGGTGACCCCTTTACGCTCAAACATCGCGGCTGGTTCGCAGAATATTTTGATGGGGTGACCGGGGAACTTGAAACGCAGTGGAACAGCGCACCTTACGACCAAGATTTTCACCTGCTATTAAACCTTGCTGTGGGCGGTGACTGGCCAGAAAACGTCAACGACTTGGGCATTGACGACTCGGCATTTACCAACGGTCAGTCCTACATTGTTGACTATGTTCGTGTGTATCAATGCAGTACAGATCCACTCACAGGCAAAGGGTGTGACACGGTTCGTGCCGGCTACGACCAACTCGAAGACGAAGCAAATCCAAGCTATGCCTTAGTGGAAGGTAAAGCGCCCATGCCAACGCCTCCATCAACCGGGCCTGCATCGGATTTAATCATTTTTGATGATGCCATCAACCCAGATTGGCCTGCGTGGGATTGCTGTGGAGGGTCAACGCCAGCAGAAGTCCAAGACGATGCCGAACATGGCACAGCCATTGAATTCTCAATTGGAGCAGAGCCCACTGTGATGGGGTTTGTCACCAAAACAGGGAATGGTGGTGGCGGCACGCCCTATGATGCTTCATCCATCCTCGAAACCGGTACCATTACATTTGAAGTCAAAGTGGAATCGTTACCCACTGTAGCCAATGCGCAGTGGCTATTCAAAATTGAATCGAACGATACGTCTTCAGCCGTAGAAATGCCCCTTACAAGCAGTGTTGAAGGCGTTGCCCCCCCTGTAGGTCAATGGCAGCAATACACTTACAACATCAAAGACCTTGCCGATGCAGGTTTAGAACTGAGCGCCATTGATGTTTTGATGATTTTCCCGGCGTGGGGGGCGGGTGAAGGTGCGGTATACCGCGTTGATAACGTAAAAATTAATACCGGACTAACAGCACCTGAATTGGTGTTATTTGAAGACACTCAAAATGCTGCATGGCCTGCCTGGGATTGCTGTGGAGGGTCGACTCCGGTGGAACAAACAGACGATGCAGACCACGGTGCAGTGATTGAATTTTCAGTAGGCGCAGAACCCACAGTAATGGGATTCAGCACCAAGTCAGGCAACGGGGGCGGCGATCAACCTTTTGATGCCAGCAGCATTTTTGAGAATGGGGTTGTGCAATTCGAGATGAAAGTTGAATCAATGCCTACCACTGCTGATGCCGCTTGGTTGTTCAAAATCGAATCCGGCGATGCGACAACGGCAGTTGAATTACCACTATCAGACAGCGTTGAAGGCGCAGCCCCCGTCACGGCGCAATGGCAAACCTACACCTTTACATTAGCCGATCTTGCATCTGCAGGCTTAGACCTCAGCGCAATCGACGTGTTGATGGTATTCCCAGCTTGGGGAGCCGGTGAAGGCGCAATTTACCGCTTAGACAACGTTAAAATTTTTGACCCTACGGCGCAAAATTCCGCGGGCGGTTCGCTCACTTTGTTTGCCGATACCGCTGCCGACCAATGGAGCATTTGGGATTGTTGCGGCGGTAGCACCCCTCAAGAAATACAAGACGAAGACGGCACCAAAGGCACCGTTGCTGAGTTTTCAATTGGCGCCACTGAAACCGTTATGGGCTTCTTAGCAAACGATGACGTGTACTTCGATGCATCGAGCTTGCTCAGTGGTGGTTATATCCGCTTCGAGATGAAAGTTGTCTCTATGCCAAACGACACTAGCGCGCCTTGGCTATTTAAAGTCGAGTCTGGCGACACCACAACGGACGTTGAATTATCACTTTCAGACAGCGTAGAAGGCACCGCTCCTGAAGTAGGTGTTTGGCAAACTTACACCTTCATGCTTCAAGACTTACTCAGCTCAGGCTTAGACGTAAGTGCCATTGATGTCGTCATGGTGTTCCCCGCATGGGGCCAAGGCAATGGCGCGGTTTATCGCATCGACAACGCTGTCATTGCTGCGGATTAA
- a CDS encoding aspartate aminotransferase family protein, with the protein MTDQHPVSRETFDEVMAPNYAPAAMIPVRGEGSRVWDQDGREYIDLAGGIAVNCLGHCHPVLTEALQQQGNQLWHLSNVYTNEPALKLAQQLVDATFAEKVFFANSGAEANEAALKLARRFALENFGEDKDQIISFKDGFHGRTFFTVTVGGQTAYSDGFGPKPGAIEHGVFNDLSSLQALISDRTCAVMVEPLQGEGGVIPATAEFINGVRALCNKHNALLIFDEVQTGVGRTGDLYAYMGTDVVPDILTTAKSLGGGFPIAAMLTTTKIASSLKVGTHGSTYGGNPLACAVASAVLSEVNNETTLSGVAQREQWFRDALEAINQKHHVFAEVRGQGLLLGAVLSEQYQGRARDFLVAAVAEGVMMLVAGANVIRFAPALNIEKADIDEAFARIERAVAAVVNG; encoded by the coding sequence ATGACCGATCAGCACCCTGTATCACGTGAGACATTTGATGAAGTCATGGCGCCCAACTATGCGCCAGCAGCCATGATCCCAGTTCGAGGTGAAGGCTCTCGCGTGTGGGACCAAGATGGACGTGAGTACATTGATTTAGCCGGTGGCATTGCGGTGAACTGTTTAGGGCATTGTCATCCTGTACTGACTGAAGCGTTGCAGCAGCAGGGTAATCAACTCTGGCATTTAAGCAATGTGTACACCAACGAGCCTGCTTTAAAATTGGCGCAGCAATTGGTGGATGCAACATTTGCTGAAAAAGTATTCTTTGCAAATTCAGGGGCCGAGGCTAACGAGGCCGCTTTGAAGCTCGCGCGTCGTTTTGCGCTTGAGAATTTTGGTGAAGACAAAGACCAAATCATCTCATTTAAAGATGGCTTCCACGGACGCACCTTCTTTACTGTGACCGTTGGCGGACAAACTGCATATTCGGATGGTTTCGGCCCTAAACCGGGAGCCATTGAGCATGGCGTGTTTAATGATTTGTCGTCATTGCAAGCGCTGATCTCAGACAGAACATGTGCAGTGATGGTTGAGCCACTGCAAGGCGAAGGCGGTGTGATTCCTGCAACCGCTGAATTTATTAATGGCGTCAGAGCGCTGTGTAACAAGCATAATGCGCTGTTGATTTTTGATGAAGTGCAAACGGGCGTGGGTCGCACCGGTGACTTGTATGCCTACATGGGCACAGATGTTGTTCCCGATATTTTAACCACGGCGAAATCGCTCGGCGGTGGATTCCCAATTGCAGCTATGCTCACAACAACCAAGATTGCTAGCAGCTTAAAAGTGGGCACCCACGGCAGCACTTATGGTGGTAATCCGCTTGCGTGTGCCGTTGCTTCTGCAGTACTGAGCGAAGTGAATAATGAAACGACCCTCAGTGGTGTTGCTCAACGCGAGCAATGGTTCCGTGACGCACTTGAAGCGATTAATCAAAAGCATCATGTTTTTGCTGAAGTCCGTGGCCAAGGTTTGTTGTTGGGCGCGGTATTGAGTGAACAATATCAAGGTCGAGCGCGTGATTTTTTAGTCGCAGCGGTCGCTGAGGGCGTGATGATGTTGGTTGCTGGCGCGAATGTTATTCGTTTTGCACCTGCACTGAATATTGAAAAAGCCGATATTGATGAAGCTTTTGCTCGAATCGAACGTGCCGTTGCCGCTGTTGTGAACGGCTAA
- the speD gene encoding adenosylmethionine decarboxylase has product MSVIEPQQKIRIHGFNNLTKSLSFCIYDICYAETEEQRRQYIEYIDEQYNADRLTELLTEVVDIIGANVLNIACQDYDPEGASVTILIAEEPVHKVSAEDMEETPGPLPDSLVAHLDKSHICVHTYPEMHPDNGIATFRADIEVSTCGVISPLKALNFLIHSFDSDVVTVDYRVRGFTRDVDGVKHYIDHEINSIQNFLSEDTKNLYQMVDVNVYQDNMFHTKMLLKDFNLSTYLFDKAAETLSRAEQDEISARIQREMQEIFYARNLPE; this is encoded by the coding sequence ATGAGCGTGATTGAACCGCAACAGAAAATACGTATTCATGGCTTTAATAACTTAACTAAAAGCCTAAGTTTTTGTATCTATGACATCTGTTATGCCGAGACAGAGGAGCAAAGGCGACAATACATCGAATATATTGACGAACAATACAATGCCGACCGGCTCACTGAGCTATTAACAGAGGTCGTTGATATCATTGGCGCCAATGTATTGAATATTGCTTGCCAAGACTACGATCCCGAAGGCGCCAGCGTTACTATTCTTATTGCTGAAGAGCCTGTCCATAAAGTCTCTGCTGAAGATATGGAAGAGACTCCCGGCCCTTTGCCTGATTCATTGGTAGCTCATTTAGACAAAAGTCATATTTGTGTACATACCTACCCAGAAATGCATCCAGATAACGGAATTGCGACGTTTCGTGCTGATATTGAGGTGTCGACTTGTGGTGTTATATCACCGCTCAAAGCGCTTAATTTTCTCATTCACAGTTTTGATTCCGATGTTGTTACGGTTGACTACCGAGTGCGAGGATTTACCCGCGATGTGGATGGAGTTAAGCACTACATTGATCATGAAATTAACTCGATTCAGAATTTCTTATCGGAAGATACAAAGAACTTGTATCAGATGGTGGATGTGAATGTATATCAAGACAATATGTTTCATACCAAGATGTTGTTGAAAGACTTTAACTTATCAACGTACCTATTTGATAAGGCTGCCGAGACGCTGTCCCGTGCCGAACAAGATGAAATTAGTGCTCGAATTCAGCGAGAAATGCAGGAAATTTTTTACGCACGTAACCTGCCGGAATAA
- the astD gene encoding succinylglutamate-semialdehyde dehydrogenase has translation MSNLSVSSLTGQHHIAEVWLSGAGAAFESISPSTEGTVWQGQAASSTQVKAAITAARQASVIWGMTTLEHRLTIIDRFSEVLSAHKDELGQLIALETGKPMWESATEAAAMVGKVAISKQAYTERTGEKQSEMPVGTAHVRHKPHGVVAVFGPYNFPGHLPNGHIVPALIAGNTIVYKPSEQTPAVAEFYVRLWQLAGLPAGVLNLVQGLIETGQALAQNNDIDGLFFTGSSSTGHLLHQAFARQPNKILALEMGGNNPLIVGEVSDIDAVVHDIVQSAFISAGQRCTCARRLFLPATAHGDQVLERLLEVTKNIVVGPHDAQPQPFMGSLISKAAADAILTAQTQLEKLGGKILLASTRLEQGDAFLSPGVIDVSNISECPDEEYFGPLLQVSRYQHLSDAVDAANATRFGLSAGLLSDSKHQYEFFFSHIRAGIVNWNRPITGASSAAPFGGVGASGNHRASAYYAADYCAYPVASVEAERVAMPASLSPGLTF, from the coding sequence ATGTCTAATCTATCAGTGTCGTCGTTGACCGGTCAGCATCATATTGCAGAAGTATGGCTCAGCGGAGCGGGGGCTGCCTTTGAGTCCATTAGCCCGTCAACTGAGGGTACGGTTTGGCAAGGCCAAGCGGCTTCTTCAACGCAAGTAAAAGCGGCAATCACTGCAGCACGGCAGGCCAGTGTGATCTGGGGCATGACAACGTTAGAACATCGTCTAACAATCATCGACCGCTTTTCTGAAGTGCTCAGTGCGCACAAAGATGAGCTGGGACAGTTGATAGCGCTTGAAACGGGCAAACCGATGTGGGAGTCGGCCACAGAGGCGGCTGCAATGGTTGGAAAAGTGGCTATCTCTAAACAAGCCTATACTGAACGTACGGGCGAGAAACAGTCAGAAATGCCCGTTGGCACTGCGCATGTGCGTCACAAACCGCATGGCGTTGTGGCGGTTTTTGGCCCGTATAACTTCCCGGGACATTTGCCCAATGGTCATATCGTGCCAGCACTTATCGCTGGCAATACCATTGTGTACAAACCCAGTGAGCAAACACCGGCTGTTGCCGAGTTTTATGTGCGCTTATGGCAACTTGCTGGTTTACCTGCTGGCGTGCTGAATTTGGTTCAGGGCCTTATTGAAACGGGTCAAGCGTTGGCACAAAACAATGATATTGATGGTTTGTTTTTTACCGGTAGCTCCAGCACCGGGCATTTATTGCACCAGGCCTTCGCGCGCCAACCCAACAAAATACTGGCGTTGGAAATGGGCGGCAATAACCCACTCATTGTGGGTGAAGTGTCAGATATAGACGCAGTTGTGCATGACATTGTTCAGTCGGCGTTTATTTCTGCTGGACAGCGTTGTACTTGTGCTCGCCGACTATTTTTGCCGGCAACGGCGCATGGCGATCAAGTTCTTGAACGATTGCTTGAGGTGACGAAAAACATCGTGGTTGGGCCGCATGATGCACAGCCGCAACCGTTCATGGGAAGCCTTATTTCAAAGGCTGCAGCGGATGCCATTTTGACGGCCCAAACCCAACTGGAAAAACTCGGTGGAAAAATACTGCTAGCTTCAACGCGATTAGAGCAAGGCGATGCATTTTTATCGCCGGGGGTTATCGATGTGTCGAACATAAGCGAATGCCCAGACGAAGAGTATTTCGGGCCTTTGTTACAAGTGTCGCGTTATCAACATCTGAGTGATGCCGTGGATGCAGCAAATGCCACTCGGTTTGGCTTGTCCGCGGGATTGCTATCTGACTCCAAACATCAATACGAATTTTTCTTTAGCCATATTCGAGCCGGTATTGTGAATTGGAATCGGCCCATTACTGGCGCGAGTTCGGCCGCTCCTTTTGGTGGTGTAGGTGCCAGCGGGAATCACCGCGCCAGCGCATATTATGCAGCAGATTATTGTGCATACCCGGTAGCATCTGTGGAAGCCGAACGGGTCGCGATGCCTGCATCGTTGAGTCCAGGTCTTACATTTTAG
- a CDS encoding anthranilate synthase component II gives MLLMIDNYDSFTYNLVQYFQQLGEEVVVRRNDEVSIAEVEHLNPDYLVISPGPCSPDEAGESLALVRHFAGQLPILGVCLGHQTIGQVFGAKVVRAHRVMHGKTSLIDHQASGLFAELANPLQVTRYHSLLLAPDSLPDCFKVTATCVQPETGEQEIMAIEHLELPLWGVQFHPESILTESGHALLNNFLTQKLG, from the coding sequence ATGCTTCTGATGATCGATAACTATGACTCGTTTACCTACAACCTTGTGCAGTATTTTCAGCAGTTGGGTGAAGAAGTTGTGGTGCGTCGCAATGATGAGGTGTCGATTGCCGAGGTCGAACATCTAAATCCCGATTACCTAGTCATCTCTCCAGGCCCGTGTTCGCCCGACGAAGCGGGAGAGTCGCTGGCGTTGGTGCGTCATTTTGCCGGTCAATTACCGATTTTAGGCGTGTGCTTGGGGCATCAGACCATCGGCCAAGTTTTCGGTGCCAAGGTGGTTCGAGCGCATCGCGTGATGCATGGCAAAACTTCGCTGATTGATCATCAAGCGAGCGGCTTGTTTGCTGAATTAGCCAATCCACTGCAAGTGACGCGGTATCATTCATTATTGCTTGCGCCAGATTCCTTGCCTGATTGCTTCAAGGTGACTGCAACTTGCGTTCAGCCCGAAACGGGTGAACAAGAAATCATGGCCATAGAGCACCTTGAATTGCCCTTGTGGGGTGTGCAATTTCATCCAGAATCCATTCTAACTGAGAGCGGCCATGCGTTATTAAACAATTTTTTAACGCAAAAACTTGGCTGA
- a CDS encoding DUF1338 domain-containing protein, translating into MSMPATLIFDNLWRQFLQVTPSAERIHELLAANSTIVNDHIALRTFNHPKVNIDVIARPFLKVGYTSCGHYEFKTKKLVAQHFEHPDPLLPKVFISELLLEQCSLSLQHIANGLIEQVAADTPLRDDFVFSGTPWKVDQAGYYALLEESEYAGWLAAWGYRANHFTVSVNHLDNFERLEDVNRALMAQGFVLNLGGGRIKGTPEELLEQSSTMADTAFCEFSDGVLEIPSCFYEFARRYADQQGEIYTGFIAASADKIFESTHKN; encoded by the coding sequence ATGTCGATGCCCGCCACACTGATTTTTGACAACCTTTGGCGTCAGTTTTTACAAGTGACGCCATCGGCTGAGCGCATTCACGAGTTATTAGCTGCCAATAGTACGATTGTGAATGACCATATTGCACTGCGTACGTTTAATCACCCAAAAGTAAATATTGATGTCATTGCCCGGCCCTTTTTAAAGGTTGGGTACACCTCTTGCGGTCATTACGAATTTAAAACGAAGAAGTTGGTCGCACAGCATTTTGAACATCCTGATCCTTTGTTGCCCAAGGTGTTTATTAGCGAATTGCTGCTGGAGCAATGCTCGCTATCGTTACAGCACATTGCGAATGGTTTGATTGAGCAAGTAGCGGCTGATACACCGCTTCGGGATGACTTTGTATTTTCGGGTACACCATGGAAAGTTGACCAAGCGGGTTATTATGCCTTGCTGGAAGAAAGTGAATATGCCGGTTGGTTGGCTGCTTGGGGCTATCGGGCCAATCATTTTACGGTCAGTGTGAACCATCTGGATAACTTTGAGCGCCTCGAGGATGTGAACCGTGCGCTCATGGCTCAAGGGTTTGTATTGAATCTTGGTGGCGGACGTATCAAAGGTACGCCTGAGGAGTTATTGGAGCAGTCCAGCACCATGGCTGATACGGCCTTTTGCGAATTTTCAGATGGCGTGCTTGAAATTCCAAGCTGTTTTTACGAGTTTGCAAGGCGCTATGCCGATCAACAGGGTGAGATATATACAGGGTTTATTGCTGCTTCAGCCGATAAAATCTTCGAATCAACCCACAAAAACTAG
- the astA gene encoding arginine N-succinyltransferase — protein MIVIRPIENADFEALKEIAVQSGVGFTSLPVNDDLLMQKIALSEASFASSVSAPAGESYLFVAEDTVTGEVVGTAGIEAAVGLKDAFYHYRLGSVVHSSPELGVHKTVGTLSLCNDYTGAAELCTLFLKPTHREGLNGRLLSKSRFLFIASNLERFGQTIIAEMRGVSDATGVSPFWVWLQDHFFDLDFPTADYLTGIGKKQFIAELMPKYPIYVNLLSEPAQQVIGQVHKDTAPALALLEQEGFVYNQYVDIFDAGPTVECQTSKIESVQNSIVCQVVCGQVPSQAAQFLVAPINAKDFRAGCLRGGLHDDELIISADDAQQLRLNPGDSIRCIALP, from the coding sequence ATGATTGTTATTCGGCCGATTGAAAACGCTGATTTCGAGGCTTTAAAAGAAATAGCGGTTCAATCCGGTGTTGGCTTTACCTCGCTGCCTGTCAACGATGATTTGTTGATGCAAAAGATTGCATTGTCTGAAGCGTCTTTTGCGTCAAGCGTGTCTGCGCCTGCTGGCGAAAGCTATCTATTTGTTGCTGAAGACACAGTCACAGGAGAAGTTGTGGGCACAGCAGGCATAGAGGCTGCTGTTGGCCTTAAAGATGCCTTTTACCACTATCGACTGGGCAGTGTGGTGCATTCTTCTCCAGAATTAGGTGTACATAAAACCGTGGGTACGTTGAGTTTGTGTAATGACTACACGGGCGCTGCCGAGCTGTGTACCTTATTTTTGAAACCGACTCATCGTGAAGGCTTGAACGGCCGACTGCTATCAAAAAGCCGTTTTCTGTTCATTGCCTCAAACCTAGAGCGCTTTGGTCAAACCATTATTGCTGAAATGCGTGGCGTGTCTGACGCTACGGGCGTCTCACCATTTTGGGTGTGGCTGCAAGATCACTTTTTCGATTTAGATTTTCCAACGGCAGATTACCTCACCGGCATTGGCAAAAAGCAATTCATCGCTGAGCTCATGCCGAAATACCCTATTTACGTGAATTTACTCAGTGAACCCGCGCAGCAAGTCATCGGTCAAGTTCACAAAGACACGGCTCCGGCTTTAGCGTTGCTTGAGCAAGAAGGGTTTGTGTATAACCAATACGTCGATATTTTTGATGCTGGCCCTACGGTTGAGTGTCAAACCTCCAAGATTGAAAGTGTTCAAAATAGCATTGTTTGTCAGGTGGTTTGCGGCCAAGTTCCATCGCAAGCGGCTCAGTTTTTAGTGGCACCGATAAACGCGAAAGACTTCCGTGCTGGTTGCTTGCGCGGTGGGCTCCATGATGATGAGCTGATTATTTCTGCTGACGATGCCCAACAGTTGCGACTAAACCCCGGTGACAGCATTCGCTGCATCGCCCTACCTTGA